Proteins from a single region of Pseudomonas sp. 10S4:
- a CDS encoding transglutaminase family protein: MRLSISHETTYHYEDQVRASIQYLRLTPHDSERQHVLSWQLDLPRPVRAQLDPFGNILHVLTMDEPHEAIIIGARGQVDIDELREAEHESQSALPFLRFTRLTEADQALRAFAEKECKKRRDRTALIDLMHGLNQHMTYTPGSTEVDTSAAQAFAGRSGVCQDHTHAFLACARSLGIPARYVSGYLYSENSEHLASHAWAEAWLDDAWYSFDVTNQLARPERHLKLAVGLDYLDACPVRGMRRGGGCEQMHAKVFVSPTPAPVISVQQQ, encoded by the coding sequence ATGAGACTTTCCATTAGCCACGAGACCACCTATCACTACGAAGATCAGGTGCGGGCGAGCATCCAGTACCTGCGACTGACACCCCACGACAGCGAGCGCCAGCACGTGCTCAGCTGGCAGCTCGACCTGCCGCGCCCAGTACGCGCGCAACTCGATCCGTTCGGCAACATCCTGCACGTGCTGACCATGGACGAGCCCCATGAGGCGATCATCATTGGCGCCCGTGGCCAGGTCGATATCGACGAACTGCGCGAAGCCGAGCATGAGAGCCAGTCGGCGCTGCCGTTCCTGCGTTTCACCCGGCTGACCGAAGCCGACCAGGCCCTGCGTGCGTTTGCTGAAAAGGAATGCAAAAAGCGCCGGGATCGCACGGCGCTGATCGACTTGATGCATGGCCTGAACCAGCACATGACCTACACGCCGGGTTCCACCGAAGTCGACACCAGCGCCGCCCAGGCCTTCGCCGGACGTTCCGGTGTCTGCCAGGACCACACCCACGCGTTTCTCGCCTGCGCTCGCAGCCTGGGCATTCCTGCGCGTTATGTGTCGGGGTATTTGTACAGCGAGAACAGTGAGCACCTGGCCAGTCACGCGTGGGCCGAGGCTTGGCTTGATGATGCTTGGTATAGCTTTGACGTGACCAATCAACTGGCTCGGCCGGAGCGCCATTTGAAACTGGCGGTGGGCCTGGATTACCTGGACGCCTGCCCGGTACGCGGGATGCGCCGGGGCGGTGGTTGCGAGCAGATGCATGCCAAGGTGTTTGTCTCGCCGACGCCTGCGCCGGTGATCTCAGTCCAACAGCAGTAA
- a CDS encoding c-type cytochrome, with protein sequence MKALILFGALLFGTPLYAAQLNLELGASSRIWQTEELLKHPQVQTITISNDVSYKRDMSYRAVPLAALLTGIKPDDHLQAVALDGFAAELSAAPLLNKEGAQAWLAIEDPAKPWPPLSEGKHSAGPFYLVWTHPQAGNISPEQWPFEVASIKRMAPVAERFPALLPDPALKTDDPVNQGFALFQKNCLACHRLNGAGDAQFGPDLNIPYNPTEYFGADFLKRYIRDPQSLRQWPQAKMPAFSEQVLPAGDLDLLVGYLRHMAGRKQVPAK encoded by the coding sequence TTGAAAGCACTTATTTTGTTCGGGGCCTTGCTGTTCGGCACGCCCCTCTACGCCGCACAGCTGAACCTTGAGCTGGGCGCGAGCAGTCGCATCTGGCAGACCGAGGAGTTGCTCAAGCATCCTCAGGTTCAGACCATCACCATCAGCAATGACGTTTCCTATAAACGGGACATGAGCTATCGCGCGGTGCCGTTGGCGGCGTTGTTGACGGGTATCAAGCCTGACGACCATCTGCAAGCGGTGGCATTGGACGGTTTTGCGGCCGAACTGTCAGCGGCCCCGCTGCTGAATAAAGAAGGGGCGCAAGCCTGGTTGGCGATTGAAGACCCGGCCAAGCCGTGGCCGCCGCTGTCCGAGGGCAAGCACAGCGCCGGACCGTTTTATCTGGTGTGGACTCATCCGCAGGCGGGCAACATCAGCCCCGAGCAATGGCCGTTTGAAGTCGCCAGTATCAAGCGCATGGCGCCGGTGGCCGAGCGTTTCCCTGCCCTACTGCCGGATCCGGCGTTGAAGACGGATGATCCGGTGAATCAGGGGTTCGCGTTATTTCAGAAGAATTGCCTGGCGTGTCATCGGCTCAATGGCGCGGGGGATGCGCAGTTCGGACCGGACCTGAATATCCCGTACAACCCGACCGAGTACTTCGGCGCGGATTTCCTCAAGCGCTACATTCGTGATCCGCAGAGTTTGCGTCAGTGGCCGCAGGCGAAGATGCCAGCGTTTTCAGAGCAGGTATTGCCGGCGGGGGATCTGGATTTGCTGGTGGGGTATTTGAGGCATATGGCGGGGCGCAAACAGGTTCCTGCCAAGTAA
- a CDS encoding amidotransferase: MSLRICILETDILRPELVDQYQGYGQMFQRLFSQQPIAAEFTVYNVMQGDYPSDELTFDAYLVTGSKADSFGTDPWIETLKTYLLTRYERGDKLLGVCFGHQLLALLLGGKSERASQGWGVGIHNYKLAAKAPWMSPVMEELTLLISHQDQVTVLPENATVIASSDFCPFAAYHINDQVLCFQGHPEFIHDYSRALLEIRQQHLGEQVYSKGVASLEHAHHGATVAEWMMRFVAHKPETV; this comes from the coding sequence ATGTCGTTACGCATCTGCATTCTGGAAACCGACATCCTGCGTCCAGAACTGGTCGATCAATATCAGGGTTACGGGCAGATGTTCCAGCGCCTGTTTTCGCAGCAACCCATCGCTGCCGAGTTCACCGTCTACAACGTGATGCAGGGCGACTACCCCAGCGATGAGCTGACCTTCGACGCCTACCTGGTCACCGGCAGCAAGGCTGATTCCTTCGGCACCGACCCGTGGATTGAAACCCTCAAGACTTACTTGCTGACTCGCTATGAGCGCGGCGACAAACTGCTGGGCGTGTGCTTCGGCCATCAACTGCTGGCGCTGCTGCTCGGCGGCAAGAGCGAGCGAGCGAGCCAGGGGTGGGGCGTTGGCATCCATAACTACAAACTCGCCGCGAAGGCGCCGTGGATGAGCCCGGTGATGGAAGAACTGACACTGCTGATCAGCCACCAGGATCAAGTCACGGTGCTGCCGGAAAACGCCACGGTGATTGCCTCGAGCGATTTCTGCCCGTTTGCCGCGTATCACATCAACGATCAGGTGCTGTGCTTCCAGGGGCATCCGGAGTTCATTCACGACTACTCACGGGCGTTGCTGGAGATTCGCCAGCAGCATTTGGGTGAGCAGGTTTATTCCAAGGGTGTGGCGAGCCTTGAGCATGCGCATCATGGCGCTACGGTTGCGGAGTGGATGATGCGGTTTGTGGCGCATAAGCCTGAGACGGTTTGA
- a CDS encoding magnesium and cobalt transport protein CorA, whose amino-acid sequence MGRVVAAAVYSAGKKITNITLDEGAAWAAKTGHFVWIGLEEPNAEELTNLQRQFNLHELAIEDALEKHSRPKLETFGDALFIVTYSPIRHEGKLEFIETHIFAGKGYIITARNGHSASYAHVRQRCEARPLLLEHGEDFVLYAILDFVIENYQPVGEAIHAEIDELERNVLCSALNERDIQNLHSLRRDVLRLRRYAAPMVEIGEELQKLSFPFIDKNMRPYFRDVQIHVTRQMEDLTTLADIASQTIEVGVLLEAARQSVVQRKFAAWAAILAFPTAVAGIYGMNFQNMPELSWHYGYFAVLSFITVGCVALWASFKKSGWL is encoded by the coding sequence ATGGGTAGAGTTGTTGCTGCTGCGGTTTACAGCGCCGGTAAAAAAATCACCAATATCACTCTCGACGAAGGCGCCGCCTGGGCGGCCAAGACCGGACACTTTGTCTGGATTGGCCTCGAAGAGCCCAACGCCGAGGAGCTGACCAACCTGCAACGCCAGTTCAACCTGCATGAACTGGCCATCGAAGATGCCCTGGAAAAACACAGCCGACCGAAGCTGGAAACCTTCGGTGATGCACTGTTTATTGTCACGTACTCGCCGATCCGCCATGAAGGCAAACTGGAGTTCATCGAGACTCACATCTTTGCCGGCAAGGGTTACATCATCACCGCGCGCAACGGTCATTCGGCGTCCTACGCCCATGTCCGCCAACGCTGTGAGGCGCGTCCGTTGTTGTTGGAGCACGGGGAAGATTTCGTACTCTATGCCATCCTCGACTTCGTCATCGAAAACTACCAGCCGGTGGGCGAAGCGATTCACGCCGAGATCGATGAGCTGGAGCGCAACGTGCTGTGCAGCGCGCTGAATGAGCGTGACATCCAGAATCTCCACAGCCTGCGCCGCGACGTGCTGCGCTTGCGCCGATATGCGGCGCCAATGGTGGAGATCGGTGAAGAGCTGCAGAAGCTGAGCTTCCCGTTTATCGACAAGAACATGCGGCCGTACTTCCGTGATGTGCAGATCCACGTCACGCGGCAGATGGAAGACCTGACGACCCTGGCGGATATCGCCAGCCAGACGATTGAGGTCGGGGTGTTGCTGGAGGCTGCACGCCAAAGCGTGGTGCAGCGCAAGTTTGCGGCGTGGGCAGCAATTCTGGCGTTTCCGACGGCGGTGGCCGGGATTTATGGGATGAACTTTCAGAACATGCCGGAATTGAGTTGGCATTACGGGTATTTCGCGGTGCTGAGTTTCATCACCGTGGGTTGCGTGGCTTTGTGGGCGAGTTTCAAGAAGTCCGGGTGGTTGTAG
- a CDS encoding 1-acylglycerol-3-phosphate O-acyltransferase: protein MLFVFRMSLMGLHFILAGVAGVILGLCRPFNPDNSRLCARLYAWPAMCILRLRVKTDVGPLMDKPESCVIIANHQSNYDLFVFGNVVPHRTVCIGKKSLKWVPLFGQLFWLAGNVLIDRGNAHKARQSMLTTTHTLQHEDTSIWVFPEGTRNLGEELLPFKKGAFQMAIAAGVPIVPVCVSSYVKHMRLNRWSSGKILIRSLPAIPTAGLSMDDMPLLIAQCREQMRECIASMDRQLQAA, encoded by the coding sequence ATGCTGTTTGTGTTTCGTATGTCATTGATGGGCCTGCACTTTATTCTGGCCGGTGTGGCGGGGGTGATCCTCGGTCTGTGCCGACCGTTCAACCCGGACAACAGCCGTTTATGCGCGCGCCTGTATGCCTGGCCGGCGATGTGTATTTTGCGTCTGCGGGTGAAGACCGATGTCGGGCCGTTGATGGACAAACCCGAGAGCTGCGTGATCATCGCCAATCACCAGTCCAACTATGATCTGTTTGTGTTCGGCAACGTCGTGCCCCACCGCACCGTGTGCATCGGCAAGAAGAGCCTGAAGTGGGTGCCGCTGTTCGGTCAGTTGTTCTGGCTGGCGGGTAATGTGTTGATCGACCGCGGCAATGCGCACAAGGCGCGCCAGTCGATGCTGACCACCACGCACACCTTGCAGCATGAAGACACCTCGATCTGGGTGTTCCCGGAAGGCACGCGTAACCTCGGCGAAGAGTTGCTGCCGTTCAAGAAAGGCGCGTTCCAGATGGCGATTGCGGCCGGGGTGCCGATCGTACCGGTGTGTGTCAGCAGTTACGTCAAACACATGCGATTGAACCGCTGGAGCAGTGGGAAAATTCTGATTCGTTCGCTGCCGGCGATTCCGACCGCAGGGTTAAGCATGGACGACATGCCTCTGCTGATCGCCCAATGCCGAGAACAGATGCGCGAATGCATCGCCTCGATGGATCGACAACTGCAAGCCGCTTAA
- a CDS encoding short-chain dehydrogenase, with protein sequence MNQYMALTSNADDQPTLFVDTTKPLHILLDAAGYRIRAVTQVLENLAMRGEIISDSVILSDFALLCSIPLRDGCDVLDVIGRRLDKMPG encoded by the coding sequence ATGAATCAATACATGGCCCTCACCAGCAACGCCGACGATCAACCCACCCTGTTCGTCGATACCACCAAACCTTTGCATATCCTGCTAGACGCTGCTGGCTATCGAATCAGAGCCGTCACCCAAGTCCTGGAAAACCTCGCAATGCGTGGTGAAATCATCAGCGACTCAGTCATCCTCAGCGACTTCGCGCTGCTTTGCTCTATTCCTTTGAGGGATGGGTGCGATGTGCTGGATGTGATTGGGCGTCGGCTGGATAAGATGCCGGGGTGA
- a CDS encoding bacteriocin: MRLTLPALVLGLLVTQGAMAAGQGTAALGGGLGGALGNVVGQKMGGSTGAAIGAGVAGAAGSAIAAPKGSRTKAAIGGGVGAAGGSVIGNSLGGKTGATIGAGLGGAAGGAVGTNLSKGHKRH; this comes from the coding sequence ATGCGTTTAACACTGCCCGCCCTGGTTCTGGGGCTTCTGGTTACTCAAGGTGCGATGGCTGCCGGTCAAGGTACTGCCGCGCTCGGTGGTGGTCTGGGTGGCGCGCTGGGTAATGTGGTCGGTCAGAAAATGGGCGGCAGCACCGGCGCAGCGATTGGTGCTGGCGTAGCGGGCGCAGCAGGCAGTGCCATCGCGGCACCGAAAGGCAGCCGTACCAAAGCAGCCATTGGCGGTGGCGTCGGCGCGGCTGGCGGTTCGGTTATCGGCAACAGTCTGGGCGGCAAGACCGGTGCAACCATCGGCGCTGGCCTGGGCGGCGCAGCGGGCGGCGCGGTAGGTACCAACCTGTCGAAAGGTCACAAGCGTCACTGA